The Conexivisphaera calida genome includes a region encoding these proteins:
- a CDS encoding gamma carbonic anhydrase family protein has translation MPLIGLGDRRPSVSDSAFVAPSAWIIGDVRIGAGSSVWFNAVLRGEWSEVIVGDESNLQDCVVVHPDRHAAIVGRRVTVAHGSVLEGAVLEDEVFVGIKSAVLEGARVGRGSVIAAGSVVPAGMEIPPGSLVMGSPARIVGRVKGGVTRAAQDSWRTYVELQERYRTAMREI, from the coding sequence ATGCCACTGATAGGACTCGGCGACAGGAGACCGTCGGTAAGCGACTCCGCGTTCGTGGCGCCGTCCGCCTGGATAATAGGCGACGTGAGGATCGGCGCTGGATCAAGCGTCTGGTTCAACGCGGTGCTCAGGGGGGAGTGGTCCGAGGTGATAGTAGGCGACGAGAGCAACTTGCAGGACTGCGTCGTGGTTCACCCGGACAGGCACGCGGCGATAGTGGGCAGGAGGGTCACGGTGGCCCACGGCTCAGTGCTCGAGGGCGCCGTCCTGGAGGACGAGGTGTTCGTCGGCATAAAGTCCGCGGTGCTCGAGGGGGCGCGCGTGGGCAGGGGGAGCGTGATCGCCGCGGGGAGCGTGGTGCCAGCTGGGATGGAGATCCCGCCGGGCAGCCTCGTGATGGGCTCGCCCGCCAGGATAGTCGGCAGGGTCAAGGGCGGCGTCACAAGGGCGGCGCAGGACAGCTGGAGGACGTATGTGGAGCTCCAGGAGCGCTACAGGACAGCGATGAGGGAGATTTGA